Proteins encoded by one window of Cannabis sativa cultivar Pink pepper isolate KNU-18-1 chromosome 4, ASM2916894v1, whole genome shotgun sequence:
- the LOC115713072 gene encoding F-box/kelch-repeat protein At1g67480, which yields MPGFLSENKRFKQPTMSLFNSLKQDTLIRSKSYPGLSSQLLDEVDSHSPILPGLPDDVAKHCLALVPRTNFPTMGGVCKKWRSFIQSKEFITVRQLAGVLEEWLYILTVDAESKESHWEVLDCVGNKNRILPAMPGFAKSGFGVVVLNGKLLVIGGYTVINGVAFASPDVYQYDSCLNSWSKLTDMNFARYDFASAEVNGKVYVVGGYGIDGNSLSSAEVYDPETNSWSIIESLRRPRWGCFACGFEGKLYVMGGRSSFTIGNSKFVDIYNPEKQSWCEMKKNGCVMVTSHAVVGKNLFCMEWKNQRKLAIFDSADNSWKMVPVPLTGSTSIGFRFGILDGKVLLFSLEKEPNYQTLLYDPNGAPGSEWKTSEIKPSGSCLYCVTIKA from the exons ATGCCTGGTTTTCTGAGTGAAAACAAGAGATTTAAACAACCAACTATGAGTTTATTTAATTCACTCAAACAGGATACTTTGATTCGCTCGAAAAGTTATCCTGGTTTGTCTTCTCAACTTCTAGATGAAGTTGACAGTCACAGCCCCATTCTACCTGGGCTGCCTGATGATGTGGCAAAACATTGCCTTGCTCTTGTACCTCGTACCAACTTCCCAACTATGGGTGGTGTGTGCAAGAAATGGAGGTCATTTATTCAAAGCAAAGAGTTTATCACTGTAAGGCAATTAGCTGGAGTGCTTGAGGAGTGGCTCTATATCTTAACTGTGGATGCTGAATCAAAGGAGAGCCACTGGGAGGTTTTGGATTGTGTGGGGAACAAAAATCGCATTCTTCCTGCCATGCCCGGTTTTGCTAAATCTGGGTTTGGGGTAGTTGTTCTAAACGGAAAGCTTCTTGTCATTGGGGGCTATACAGTGATCAATGGAGTGGCCTTTGCATCACCAGATGTTTATCAATATGATTCTTGCCTCAACAG CTGGAGCAAATTAACAGACATGAACTTTGCTCGATATGACTTTGCTTCTGCTGAAGTTAATGGAAAAGTTTATGTAGTCGGAGGCTATGGTATTGATGGCAACAGTCTATCTAGTGCTGAGGTATACGACCCTGAAACCAATTCATGGAGCATCATAGAGTCTCTTCGTCGTCCGAGGTGGGGTTGCTTTGCTTGTGGATTTGAGGGGAAGCTCTATGTCATGGGGGGAAGGTCAAGCTTCACCATTGGAAATTCAAAGTTTGTGGATATCTACAATCCTGAGAAGCAAAGTTGGTGTGAGATGAAGAAGAATGGTTGTGTCATGGTCACTTCTCATGCTGTGGTGGGGAAGAACCTCTTCTGTATGGAGTGGAAGAACCAGCGGAAGCTTGCTATTTTTGATTCAGCTGACAATTCGTGGAAGATGGTGCCTGTTCCATTGACAGGTAGTACTAGTATCGGTTTCCGTTTTGGAATATTAGATGGGAAAGTCCTACTGTTCTCACTAGAGAAAGAACCCAATTATCAAACTCTGCTGTATGATCCGAATGGTGCCCCCGGATCGGAATGGAAGACTTCTGAGATTAAGCCTTCCGGTTCATGCTTGTACTGTGTTACCATCAAGGCCTGA
- the LOC115713179 gene encoding uncharacterized protein LOC115713179: MVGIRDLRLVGIIRLKVPINFCKNLKIPPKIRNFLWRATLGVLPTCIQLQKCHVPVNVDCPLCNAHAKTVHHALVECEVAKDAWNRSMVDVWAEATTFSSWLLGIFGRGHEGEMEEVTVVSWAIWRAQNEFVWQKKSWPASNIVASARNMLNQYKFAQGRKGLSLSPLHDGGRNLERWIALELNKIKVNVDGALFEQEGRFGMTSVARNHHGAMVEVFKKGKIGCV; encoded by the exons ATGGTTGGAATTAGAGACTTGAGACTTGTGGGAATTATTCGGTTAAAAGTGCCTATAAATTTTTGCAAGAATCTAAAG ATACCTCCTAAGATCAGAAACTTCTTATGGAGGGCTACTTTGGGTGTGCTCCCAACTTGTATTCAGCTCCAAAAATGTCATGTTCCCGTCAATGTTGATTGTCCGCTATGTAACGCTCATGCAAAAACTGTTCACCATGCGTTGGTGGAGTGTGAGGTTGCTAAAGATGCTTGGAATCGCAGCATGGTCGACGTGTGGGCGGAGGCTACAACATTCAGCAGCTGGCTGTTGGGGATCTTCGGTAGAGGGCACGAAGGTGAAATGGAGGAAGTGACTGTGGTGAGTTGGGCTATTTGGCGCGCGCAAAATGAATTTGTTTGGCAGAAGAAGAGTTGGCCTGCTTCAAATATTGTTGCATCAGCTAGAAACATGCTTAATCAGTATAAATTTGCTCAAGGAAGGAAGGGTCTTTCGTTGTCTCCGCTGCATGATGGGGGGCGAAATCTTGAGCGTTGGATTGCACTTGAGTTAAACAAGATCAAAGTTAATGTTGATGGGGCTTTATTTGAACAAGAGGGGCGTTTTGGCATGACTTCTGTAGCTCGGAATCATCATGGTGCTATGGTAGAAGTATTTAAGAAGGGGAAGATTGGTTGTGTTTAA